A segment of the Romboutsia sp. 13368 genome:
NNNNNNNNNNNNNNNNNNNNCTACAACTACACATACAATCAACTATCAAACCTGTACCTATCCTTAAAAACAAAACCATTTACAATACTAGCAGGAATAAGTGGAACAGGTAAATCAAAAATAATAAGACTACTTGCAGATAGTATAAAWGCAGATTANNNNNNNNNNNNNNNNNNNNNNGTAAATTAAAAATATAATAAATTTATGATAATTTACAATGAGGAGTATTAATTTATAAANNNNNNNNNNNNNNNNNNNNNNNNNNNNNNNNNNNNNNNNNNNNNNNNNNNNNNNNNNNNNNNNNNNNNNNNNNNNNNNNNNNNNNGAGTAGAATACTAYCTAAGTGACTATCTAAGCATAATAGAAAGCCGTAAAAAAGTAGGACAAGACATAATAACTGACAAYATAGTAGAGTATMAAGAAAACAACGAAAACATAAGCCTACATATACCAGATAACCTATATTTAATAGGAACAGTAAACATGGATGATACAACATTCCAATTTAGTAGAAAAGTATTAGATAGAGCAAATACAATAGAGTTTTCAGATGTAGACTTGGACAACCTATTCTTTGAAAATAATGAAGAAGTAGAGCCTTTAAATATATCTAATAACTTTCTAAAAACAACATACTTAAAAACTATGGATATAGAAGAAGAATATAGAGAATATGCAAAAGAAGTAAATAAAAAAATAATAGAAATCAATGAAATACTTAAAAAATCACAAAAGCAATTTGCATACAGAGTAAGAGATGAAATAYTATTTTATATGGTAGAAAATAAAAAATTTAATTTATTACATGAAGATACTGCATTTGATTATCAAATAATGCAAAAGGTTCTTCCAGCTATAAATGGAAGTGAGCAAAGTGTATATCAAGTTTTAATAGATTTATTTAACTTTATAATTGAAACTAATGATATAGAAACTGTAGAAGAAGCAGAAAATTATTTAGAAACTACAACTGTAAAATATGAAAATAGTGCAAAGAAAATTATATATATGCTAAAAGGGTATCAAAATGATGGRTATGTTAGTTACTGGTACTAGTAGTGATATATTAAAATTATYTACAGATGATTTTACACTATACATATATGGAAGTAGTGAAAATAAAAAATTTAAGGCTACAAACAATAATAAAAATATAAGTGGAACTTTAGGAGTATATACAAATTATAACTACACTGTAGAAACTATAAATAGCTTTAAAGAATTAGAAATAAATAATAGTAATACTATGTATCCAAGCTTTTTTGAAGATGGAATATATAACTTATACTTAGAAAATAACATTGATGATAAATTTGAAATATATCATGATCATAAAGAAATAAGGGAAAATCTAATAACTAGAGGTAGAAATACCTTTGGATCTTTTAAGTTTAATGGAGATATAGGATATTCTACATTTAAGATTATTAAAAATAAT
Coding sequences within it:
- a CDS encoding DUF2357 domain-containing protein, coding for MMXMLVTGTSSDILKLXTDDFTLYIYGSSENKKFKATNNNKNISGTLGVYTNYNYTVETINSFKELEINNSNTMYPSFFEDGIYNLYLENNIDDKFEIYHDHKEIRENLITRGRNTFGSFKFNGDIGYSTFKIIKNNSEVLSLTIQVFPSKLDYMDDYNEILKDINEEITSLVFDFLNKTFSSVNISDNKNXTGLEFIVILNNIYEKLERAIKRIERFPKHSVVTEYNLKNKHKSKVISTKETIKHLRKNXXSXNVVEVRKNTTLDI